One window of the Mytilus galloprovincialis chromosome 14, xbMytGall1.hap1.1, whole genome shotgun sequence genome contains the following:
- the LOC143059756 gene encoding uncharacterized protein LOC143059756: MRKSGIILLAILCFHVKGISPCNITISLLWTADKDTVTLVCKVNNLFWKVKFYSPSKQEVAHCLIPFPKSECYSLYGNYIKQERSTNTTVLKVKRRLDTASEVNGLWRCTHGTNRGGAVVNVSVQNNEGYGKSLAEDIFTDNCSEEFLAWTAMGSCICLPIYLFYKLLANLIPCWKNRKVKRRCCDFAKIVYTRRKFVHYAGWIAFIFPFIYGIFVTDCKKKIYFGILGCLMTVLYKLFLSFKKTGLKLKNCHQETFEKRIKTLSDDVAGNTEKMYLKEEDV, encoded by the exons ATGAGAAAATCTGGTATAATTTTACTGGCAATCCTCTGTTTCCATGTAAAAG GCATTTCACCTTGTAACATAACCATCAGTCTTTTATGGACTGCGGATAAAGATACAGTCACACTTGTATGCAAAgtgaataatttgttttggaaagTGAAATTTTACAGTCCCTCTAAGCAAGAAGTGGCTCATTGTTTAATTCCATTTCCAAAGTCAGAATGTTATTCACTTTACGGTAACTACATTAAGCAAGAACGTTCTACAAACACTACCGTTTTAAAAGTAAAACGAAGACTTGACACTGCTTCAGAAGTTAATGGACTATGGAGATGCACTCATGGAACAAACAGAGGAGGAGCAGTTGTTAATGTTTCTGTGCAGAACAATG aaggcTACGGCAAATCATTAGCAGAGG acatttttacCGATAACTGTTCAGAAGAATTTTTGGCATGGACGGCAATGGGCTCTTGTATATGTCTTCCAATTTATTTATTCTACAAGCTTCTGGCTAACTTAATCCCATGTTGGAAAAACAGAAaag TTAAGAGACGCTGTTGCGATTTTGCAAAAATTGTTTATACGAGGAGAAAGTTTGTTCACT ATGCAGGATGGATTGCCTTTATTTTTCCGTTTATTTATGGCATTTTTGTGACGGATTGCAAAA agaaGATTTATTTCGGTATCCTTGGATGTCTAATGACAGTTctgtacaaattatttttgtcttttaaaaaaacag GTTTGAAGCTCAAAAACTGTCATCAAGAGACCTTTGAAAAAAGAATCAAGACATTGAGCGATGATGTAGCTG GTAATACAGAAAAGATGTATTTGAAAGAAGAAGACGTATAA